CTAAACTGGGAAATTCAGGTTTcgtatttatttctgttctgctAAGTAACCACAGTGCCAGCTTTCCCAAGTTAGTGCCACCCGCCATCCTCTCTCGCATCTCAAGGCACCACACGAGCCTCAGCTTGTCCCTTGGAAAAGAGGTAAGCTGGAGCTACAAGGCACTGGCAACCAGGGTGCCTCCTCCACCTGTCAACTCTTCGGCTGGGTCACAAGTCGGATTCGCACCGGAACGCTCGGTAATGGCCAACGAGCCCGATCCCGATTAAcgggggttttgtttgcttgtttgtttgttctttccGAAACAGCGCGTACCTCCTATGTACGGATCAGCCAGGAGCGGTAATTTCCACTGTGCGCGCTGAAcggagaatcacagaataaatcaggctggaaaagacctctgacaTCTCCAAACCCAAGCAGTGACCGAACGCCACCATGTCAAGTACACCGTGGCACTAAGAGCCACATCCAGCCATTtcctgaacacctccagggacggcCGCTCCACCGCCTCCCGGGCCAGCTATTCCAGTACCTAACCACCGTATACGGCAAGAATTTCCTCCTGATATACAACCTAAGACTCCCCGTTACGTACATCACATTACACCAGCGCGCTGCCCGCGGCGCCGGCGGGATTTCCCTGCAGGCGCCGGCGGGACGCGCCCGCCGCCCTCCCGGAGCAGCGGAGGGGCGGCAGCACCGGGCCCCGCGCGCTCACCTGCCCCGTGTGCGTCACCAGCTCGCCCGTGTCGGAGGCCCGCACACCGTagggccgggcggcggcggcagccAGCCCCGGGCGGGACAGCAGCGAGCGGCTCCGCGGCAGCAGCCAGCGGAAGGTCGCGGCGGGCGCCGCCATCTTTGCGCCGCCCACGTGACTCCCGGTCAGGCGGGCGCGGGCCCCGCCCCGGTTCCTGCGCGCGCTTCCGGCGGCGCGGGGGACGCGTGGCGGCGGGTGGGGAGCGGCGCCTTCggcgggggccgcgggcggcGAGGGGTGAGGTCCGCGGTGTCCTCACCGGTGGCGGGAGTGGGGCAGGTGGGGCGGAGGCAGCGGCGGGCGAGGAGGAGGGGAGCGGGAGCGGAGGAGGGGAGCGGGAGCCGTGCGTGTGTCCTGACCGGCGCGCTGTCCCCGCAGGTTGCCGAGCATGCTGTCCCTCCTGGTCAGGGCCGCCGCCACggccgccccgctccgctcgCTGTGCCGCTCGTCCTTGTGCTCGCTGGCCCCGTGGGGACGGGCGGCGGGGCTGCCCGCGGCGTGTGCTCGCTGGGCCCCACCGCCGTGGCGGGCGCCCCGCGGGCTGCTGGCCGtgccgccgccccccgggccgCCGCTGCCGGCCGGGCTGAAGACGAAGACGGCGCTGAGGAGGCGCTGCAAGGACTGCTACATCGTGCGGCGACGCGGGCGGCTCTACGTGTACTGCAAGAGCAACCCCCGGCACAAGCAGCGCAAGGGGTAGCGCCGGCCGGGACCCCGCAGGGCACAGAGCCGGCGCCGTGTTCGGCGGCCGGGCCCGGAGCCCCCTGCTGCCCGTGTGCTCGGCACCGGGCTGCCCCGCGGTCACCgggagctggcagctggggacacgAGTCGCGAAATCGTGTTGCTGACAGTGGTTCATCTTTGGAACACCTAGAGCGAGGTGCGATCTTGACGGCCCTTGCCGGCATTTCAGGCCTTGGACGCGGAGAACTGAAGTGGGAAACAACAGGCTTCAGGATCTCTTGTCATCTTAAACGTGAAGCCTTAAAATCACCGCGCTGTTAAATTAGGAAGGGTGGAGCTGAATCACTGGACTCTGAGGTGCATTTGGGTTTAATTagagcaaaatgaaaataaactccAATGATGTTCATTACTAGAGCGCTGcggttttttttcttaaacaccCTTCTCCCCACCCCCAAGATGTTGATAATAGTTTCAAACTCAGGTGGGCAATTTCAGATTCCATCTAACTTGCCTTAAGATTCTGCAAAGCTTTAGGCTCACTCTCATTGATTGGTGAGGcttaaatattcttttcttGTGTCCCTTGAAAGAACTCCTAACAGGTGTGGAGAGAATGACTGACAGCAGTAATGCCTTAAGAGGTCATACAGCCAAGCTTAATGTTGAATGCAAACTAGTGGATTGGTTTCCATTAATTAATTAGAGCCAAAATTGCTTCAGTCACCAGTGGTATTCCTCACACTTCTCAGTATGACTCTGCTTGAGGCAGGAGTGTTTGATCATCCTGTGAACTGCAAGTTCTTAACAAATGCTACCAAACTAAACTTCTGGAAAACTATTCTGTTATAGCTACGAAATTGCCAGAGTACTGTGAGAAAGTGTCCCTGACTTGAAAGAGGTGGAATTGGTTGAGCACTGTGTTTGAAGTTGCTGTAACATTGCTGTATGATGACTTGAAGACCTTTTCTGCCCAGTTATAATTCCACAACTTTACAATTGCAATACTTccataattaatatatttttacttaGTGCTTGTAGACAATGAGACTCTAGGCCTGTAAAGCTGTGGCTAAGCATTCCAGAGGCAATAATTACTGCTTTTCCATTTGTTGGATGGTTTGTCTCTTCACTCATCTATCTCATCACTGGAAATGAGGGTTTGGAGAGAGAGGAGCAGATTAGTTAACATACACATCCATATTAGGGACCATTCAAATGAATTCATGGCaatgggaggagagggaacaggcTCTATTCATCTAACTAGAGAGACTGATTGATTCAAAATGTGTAAGGCTCCTCAAAATAAACCTTGATGTAGTGGAAAACTTGCTGTACTTCAAAAGGTTTAATTGAAATTTGGACACTCATGAAAAAGAGCTTCTACCTTCTAAATACCTGCAGCTTGTGCATGAAAGTAAAATGTAAGCAGAGAAATTTCTTGGAAATACTTTATACCTTTAACATGCTTTGACGGTTAAGCTGACATTGGAactgaagatttttaaaagttctgATTCTCAGTGTTGATGGTACACATTTGTAggtgtgtgctgtgtgttttGTTCTAGCAGAAGAAAAGGCCTGTGTGCTGTGAACCTCTGTGATACCTTGTGAGTTCAGCTATTAGTACACCTTTAAAGTAAACAGTGTATGACCAAAGAAATCAATGATTTCCAGGCCTACCGCTTTTCCAGTGGATAGTAAGAACTGACCTATGGATTGGACATGAGATGAAGTGAGGTTCTGCTGGCTGGTTGGGCGTTTTAGGAAAGACAGTTGGCAGGTGCTAATTAACTTACTACCTCACAAGCAGTTATTCCAGC
This sequence is a window from Anomalospiza imberbis isolate Cuckoo-Finch-1a 21T00152 chromosome 1, ASM3175350v1, whole genome shotgun sequence. Protein-coding genes within it:
- the MRPL36 gene encoding large ribosomal subunit protein bL36m, which codes for MLSLLVRAAATAAPLRSLCRSSLCSLAPWGRAAGLPAACARWAPPPWRAPRGLLAVPPPPGPPLPAGLKTKTALRRRCKDCYIVRRRGRLYVYCKSNPRHKQRKG